From Actinomycetota bacterium, one genomic window encodes:
- a CDS encoding sulfurtransferase TusA family protein produces the protein MNELDVRGLSCPMPIMHTKKALEDDPSEILVHADSGTAKANVMALLADSGYEVSVEESAGEYRIRGSRA, from the coding sequence ATGAACGAGCTCGACGTGCGGGGACTTTCGTGCCCCATGCCGATCATGCATACCAAGAAGGCGCTGGAGGACGACCCGTCCGAGATACTCGTGCATGCGGACTCCGGAACGGCCAAGGCCAACGTCATGGCCCTTCTCGCGGACTCCGGCTACGAGGTCAGTGTCGAGGAGTCGGCCGGGGAGTACCGCATCCGGGGGTCGCGCGCGTGA
- the yedE gene encoding YedE family putative selenium transporter yields MAKSRIVGPTAWILGGAGLFIGAAAAWLVSQGNPGNMGLCIACFLRDIMGFFVGSITGQGAVAYIRPEIIGIILGATGAAVATREFRPRGGSAPVLRFVLGFIFMLAALVFLGCTVRAWLRLGGGDLNALWGILGIAAGVVAGIAFLKRGFNLGRAKNLAKPLGWILPVLAVALLAFALLGTYGQIPEFATQTKEGAFATGDKPPAVFLKHDGEVAQVLKPEGAAVSADGSIVAADGTVVANAESVGRAKPQPGGKRAPLWISLVAGLAIGVVAQRSRFCSIGGIRDAILVRRYDLLFGVAGLLLGATVVNLMFGQYSLGFANQPIAHTDALGNFASMAVAAFAAVLLGGCPFRQVIMGSEGDVDGVAAVVGMFVGAGFAHWAGLASSGKGLAPLAWPALGMMAAILVAVALLRRTRVA; encoded by the coding sequence GTGGCCAAGAGCCGAATCGTAGGTCCCACGGCCTGGATCTTGGGCGGGGCAGGCCTGTTCATCGGAGCTGCTGCGGCGTGGCTGGTGAGCCAGGGCAATCCGGGAAACATGGGCCTGTGCATCGCGTGCTTCCTGCGGGACATCATGGGCTTCTTCGTGGGCAGCATCACGGGTCAGGGTGCCGTCGCCTACATCCGGCCGGAGATTATCGGTATCATCCTTGGTGCGACGGGTGCGGCTGTGGCAACGAGGGAGTTTCGACCGCGCGGCGGAAGCGCGCCCGTACTGCGCTTCGTGCTTGGCTTCATCTTCATGCTTGCGGCGCTCGTCTTCCTGGGGTGCACCGTCCGCGCATGGCTGCGTCTCGGCGGGGGGGACCTGAACGCACTCTGGGGCATCCTTGGCATCGCGGCGGGGGTGGTGGCCGGAATCGCATTCCTGAAGCGCGGTTTCAACCTCGGCCGGGCGAAGAACCTTGCCAAACCGCTGGGCTGGATTCTACCGGTCCTTGCGGTGGCCCTTCTGGCCTTTGCACTGTTGGGTACGTACGGTCAGATACCCGAGTTCGCCACACAGACCAAGGAAGGCGCCTTTGCCACCGGCGACAAGCCGCCCGCGGTCTTCCTGAAGCACGACGGCGAGGTGGCGCAGGTCCTGAAGCCCGAAGGCGCTGCGGTTTCCGCCGACGGGTCGATTGTTGCGGCCGACGGTACGGTGGTGGCGAACGCCGAGTCTGTCGGGAGGGCGAAGCCGCAGCCGGGTGGCAAACGGGCACCGCTGTGGATATCGCTTGTGGCCGGTCTGGCTATCGGTGTTGTCGCGCAGCGTAGCCGCTTCTGCTCGATCGGCGGCATCCGTGATGCGATCCTCGTGCGGCGCTATGATCTGCTCTTCGGCGTTGCGGGGCTGCTTCTGGGCGCCACGGTCGTGAATCTGATGTTCGGTCAGTACAGTCTTGGCTTCGCGAACCAGCCCATTGCGCATACGGACGCTCTGGGCAACTTCGCCTCAATGGCCGTCGCTGCTTTCGCGGCCGTGTTGCTGGGGGGCTGCCCGTTCCGCCAGGTCATCATGGGCTCGGAGGGTGATGTTGACGGTGTTGCCGCAGTGGTCGGCATGTTCGTGGGTGCCGGCTTCGCCCACTGGGCGGGACTTGCGTCCTCGGGCAAAGGGCTTGCACCTCTGGCGTGGCCCGCGCTGGGCATGATGGCAGCGATTCTCGTCGCGGTGGCGCTACTGAGGCGCACCCGCGTCGCATAG